The Phoenix dactylifera cultivar Barhee BC4 chromosome 17, palm_55x_up_171113_PBpolish2nd_filt_p, whole genome shotgun sequence genome contains a region encoding:
- the LOC103699355 gene encoding leucine-rich repeat receptor-like protein kinase TDR isoform X3, with the protein MSSRASTALLLLATITAVTFSNAAAPATPPLLALLSLKSSLVDPTSSFQDWSYPSASAAGPPPWCSWSGVTCSAAGEVTALDLSRRNLSGDISPKVRLLSSSLTHLNLSGNAFRGALPSVIFDLRLLQTLDLSHNDFNSSFPAAVAALRHLTLLDAYSNSFNGLVPPGLAKLGLLEHLNLGGSFFEGGIPTGLGSLPRLRFLHLSGNLLTGRLPHQLGLLSQLEHLEIGYNSYEGGVPPELGGLAGLRYLDISSANLSGQVPPELGNLTRLESLFLFKNRLSGRIPASIFGMGALKVLDLSDNRLSGSIPAGLSTLGNLTLLSLMNNELTGEIPPGIGELPNLEALLLWNNSLTGALPQKLGSGGRLQKLDVSSNSLTGPIPPGLCSGNRLVRLILFSNRFDSEIPPGLANCSSLWRIRIEGNRHSGPIPSGFGSLPNLTYMDLSSNNLSGGIPSDLGTAPRLEFLNVSGNPLRRPLPETIWSAPRLQILSASYCDLDGEIPNFENGCRNLYKIEMEGNDLRGEIPTDIGRCTKLLSLRLGRNRLTGAIPEDLTALPSITDVDLSWNALTGPIPPAFDNCSTLESFNVSFNHLAGEVSSAGAVLRNLPPSAFAGNNGLCGGPVGRPCAAGGREEAPPARGSAGAAVVWIAAGAVGAGLVVLILGTRWFREREEEGPGPRGPGPWRLTAFQRLNFTAEDVAECVAGSDRIIGVGSMGTVYRAEMPGGEIIAVKKLWGPQKEAGRMMRKKGGVAAAEVEVLGSVRHRNIVRLLGYCTNRETTLLLYEYMPNGSLEDLLHGRGGGAAAGKGGCMVTDWETRYRIAVGIAQGICYLHHDCDPVIVHRDLKPSNILLDAEMEARVADFGVAKLIQAANQTMSVIAGSYGYIAPEYAYTLQVDEKSDVYSYGVVLTEMVTGRRSVEAEYGEGKSIVEWVRARVARGEGGGAWKVLDPLAAGCKEVREEMMLVFRLALLCTSKNPADRPTMRDVLSMLREAIPSRKVLVAGKQQGGGGGGGSPAAVVQQTVGTHHTVDQIYGLPFLCLSLNKETRDGCH; encoded by the exons ATGTCCTCCAGGGCCTCCACCGCCCTTCTCCTCCTTGCCACCATCACCGCCGTCACCTTCTCCAACGCTGCTGCGCCTGCGACGCCTCCACTCCTCGCACTTCTCTCTCTTAAGTCCTCTCTCGTGGACCCGACGTCCTCATTCCAAGACTGGTCTTATccctccgcctccgccgccggCCCGCCACCCTGGTGCTCCTGGAGTGGCGTCACCTGCTCCGCTGCCGGCGAGGTCACCGCCCTCGACCTCTCCCGCCGGAACCTCTCCGGCGACATCTCTCCCAAGGTCAGGCTACTATCTTCTTCGCTTACCCACCTCAACCTCAGCGGCAATGCCTTCCGCGGCGCTCTTCCGTCCGTTATCTTCGACCTCCGCCTCCTCCAGACCCTTGACCTCAGCCACAACGACTTCAACTCCTCCTTCcccgccgccgtcgccgccctcCGCCACCTCACCCTCCTTGACGCCTACAGCAATAGCTTCAACGGCCTGGTGCCTCCCGGCCTCGCCAAGCTCGGCCTCTTGGAGCACCTCAACCTCGGGGGGAGCTTCTTCGAAGGTGGTATTCCCACCGGGCTCGGCAGCTTACCGCGGCTAAGGTTCCTTCACCTCTCCGGGAATCTGCTCACCGGGCGGTTACCCCACCAGCTCGGCTTGCTCTCCCAGCTCGAGCACCTGGAGATCGGTTACAATTCGTACGAAGGCGGCGTTCCGCCGGAGCTCGGAGGATTGGCGGGGCTCCGGTACCTGGACATCTCGTCGGCGAATCTCTCCGGCCAGGTCCCGCCTGAGCTCGGCAACCTCACCCGCCTGGAGTCGCTGTTCCTCTTCAAGAACCGATTATCCGGCAGGATTCCGGCGAGTATTTTCGGCATGGGGGCTCTCAAGGTGCTCGACCTCTCGGATAACCGCCTATCCGGCAGCATTCCAGCGGGGCTCTCCACGTTGGGTAATCTGACGCTCCTTAGCCTCATGAACAACGAGCTCACCGGCGAGATCCCGCCGGGGATCGGTGAGCTCCCCAATCTCGAGGCGCTCCTCCTCTGGAACAACTCCCTCACCGGTGCGCTCCCCCAGAAGCTGGGCTCCGGCGGGCGGCTGCAGAAGCTGGACGTGTCCTCCAACTCGCTTACCGGCCCGATTCCACCCGGGCTCTGCTCCGGGAACCGGCTCGTCCGGCTCATCCTCTTCTCGAACCGGTTCGACTCCGAGATCCCGCCCGGTTTAGCAAATTGCTCCTCTCTGTGGCGGATACGGATCGAGGGGAACCGGCATTCCGGTCCGATACCCTCAGGGTTTGGCTCTCTTCCGAACCTCACCTACATGGACCTCAGTAGTAATAATCTCTCGGGAGGGATTCCGTCGGATCTGGGGACCGCCCCGAGGCTCGAGTTCTTAAACGTATCCGGCAACCCCCTCCGGCGGCCACTGCCGGAGACGATCTGGAGCGCGCCGAGGCTCCAGATCTTATCGGCGAGTTACTGCGATTTGGATGGCGAGATCCCAAATTTCGAAAACGGGTGTAGAAATCTCTACAAGATCGAGATGGAGGGAAACGATTTGCGCGGAGAAATCCCCACCGACATCGGCCGGTGCACGAAGCTCCTGAGCCTCAGGCTCGGCCGTAATAGGCTCACCGGCGCGATTCCAGAGGATCTCACCGCGCTGCCGTCGATCACCGATGTCGATCTCTCGTGGAATGCTCTAACCGGCCCGATCCCTCCGGCGTTTGATAATTGCAGCACTTTGGAGAGCTTCAATGTGTCGTTCAACCATCTCGCCGGCGAGGTGTCCTCTGCCGGCGCCGTGCTCCGGAACCTCCCCCCATCCGCCTTCGCTGGGAACAACGGCCTCTGCGGCGGGCCTGTGGGGCGGCCGTGCGCGgccggagggagggaggaggctcCGCCGGCGCGGGGGTCTGCGGGGGCGGCTGTCGTGTGGATCGCCGCCGGCGCTGTGGGGGCGGGGCTGGTGGTGCTCATCCTCGGGACGCGGTGGTTCCGGGagcgggaggaggaggggccggGCCCGCGGGGGCCGGGTCCGTGGCGGTTAACGGCGTTCCAAAGGCTAAACTTCACGGCGGAGGACGTGGCGGAGTGCGTGGCTGGGAGCGACCGGATCATCGGAGTGGGGTCCATGGGAACGGTGTACCGCGCCGAGATGCCAGGTGGCGAGATCATAGCGGTTAAGAAACTGTGGGGACCACAGAAAGAAGCCGGGAGGATGATGAGAAAGAAGGGCGGGGTGGCGGCTGCGGAGGTCGAGGTGCTGGGCTCCGTCCGGCACCGGAACATCGTCCGTCTGCTCGGCTACTGCACCAACCGGGAGACTACTCTGCTGCTTTACGAGTACATGCCCAACGGGAGCCTGGAGGACCTCCTCCACGGGAGGGGTGGCGGCGCCGCCGCCGGAAAGGGTGGCTGCATGGTGACGGATTGGGAGACGAGGTACCGGATCGCAGTGGGGATTGCGCAGGGGATATGCTACCTCCACCACGACTGCGACCCGGTGATCGTGCACCGTGACCTCAAGCCTAGCAACATACTGCTGGATGCTGAGATGGAGGCCCGGGTGGCGGACTTCGGCGTGGCCAAGCTCATCCAGGCTGCAAACCAGACGATGTCGGTCATCGCCGGCTCCTACGGCTACATCGCCCCCG AGTATGCATACACGCTGCAAGTAGATGAGAAGAGCGATGTATACAGCTATGGAGTGGTCCTGACGGAGATGGTGACCGGGAGGAGGTCGGTGGAGGCGGAGTACGGCGAGGGCAAAAGCATTGTGGAGTGGGTGAGGGCGAGGGTGGCgagaggggagggaggaggggcGTGGAAGGTGCTGGACCCCCTCGCCGCCGGGTGCAAGGaggtgagggaggagatgatgcTGGTTTTCCGGCTGGCGTTGCTTTGTACTAGCAAGAACCCCGCGGACCGGCCGACGATGAGGGATGTGCTATCCATGCTACGAGAGGCGATACCTAGCCGGAAGGTGCTCGTCGCTGGGAAGCAgcagggcggcggcggcggcggcggttccCCGGCTGCAGTGGTGCAGCAGACTGTGG GTACCCATCATACTGTCGACCAAATATATGGCCTTCCATTTCTTTGCCTGAGCTTGAACAAG GAGACACGAGATGGATGTCACTGA
- the LOC103699355 gene encoding leucine-rich repeat receptor-like protein kinase TDR isoform X2 — translation MSSRASTALLLLATITAVTFSNAAAPATPPLLALLSLKSSLVDPTSSFQDWSYPSASAAGPPPWCSWSGVTCSAAGEVTALDLSRRNLSGDISPKVRLLSSSLTHLNLSGNAFRGALPSVIFDLRLLQTLDLSHNDFNSSFPAAVAALRHLTLLDAYSNSFNGLVPPGLAKLGLLEHLNLGGSFFEGGIPTGLGSLPRLRFLHLSGNLLTGRLPHQLGLLSQLEHLEIGYNSYEGGVPPELGGLAGLRYLDISSANLSGQVPPELGNLTRLESLFLFKNRLSGRIPASIFGMGALKVLDLSDNRLSGSIPAGLSTLGNLTLLSLMNNELTGEIPPGIGELPNLEALLLWNNSLTGALPQKLGSGGRLQKLDVSSNSLTGPIPPGLCSGNRLVRLILFSNRFDSEIPPGLANCSSLWRIRIEGNRHSGPIPSGFGSLPNLTYMDLSSNNLSGGIPSDLGTAPRLEFLNVSGNPLRRPLPETIWSAPRLQILSASYCDLDGEIPNFENGCRNLYKIEMEGNDLRGEIPTDIGRCTKLLSLRLGRNRLTGAIPEDLTALPSITDVDLSWNALTGPIPPAFDNCSTLESFNVSFNHLAGEVSSAGAVLRNLPPSAFAGNNGLCGGPVGRPCAAGGREEAPPARGSAGAAVVWIAAGAVGAGLVVLILGTRWFREREEEGPGPRGPGPWRLTAFQRLNFTAEDVAECVAGSDRIIGVGSMGTVYRAEMPGGEIIAVKKLWGPQKEAGRMMRKKGGVAAAEVEVLGSVRHRNIVRLLGYCTNRETTLLLYEYMPNGSLEDLLHGRGGGAAAGKGGCMVTDWETRYRIAVGIAQGICYLHHDCDPVIVHRDLKPSNILLDAEMEARVADFGVAKLIQAANQTMSVIAGSYGYIAPEYAYTLQVDEKSDVYSYGVVLTEMVTGRRSVEAEYGEGKSIVEWVRARVARGEGGGAWKVLDPLAAGCKEVREEMMLVFRLALLCTSKNPADRPTMRDVLSMLREAIPSRKVLVAGKQQGGGGGGGSPAAVVQQTVGTHHTVDQIYGLPFLCLSLNKLQETRDGCH, via the exons ATGTCCTCCAGGGCCTCCACCGCCCTTCTCCTCCTTGCCACCATCACCGCCGTCACCTTCTCCAACGCTGCTGCGCCTGCGACGCCTCCACTCCTCGCACTTCTCTCTCTTAAGTCCTCTCTCGTGGACCCGACGTCCTCATTCCAAGACTGGTCTTATccctccgcctccgccgccggCCCGCCACCCTGGTGCTCCTGGAGTGGCGTCACCTGCTCCGCTGCCGGCGAGGTCACCGCCCTCGACCTCTCCCGCCGGAACCTCTCCGGCGACATCTCTCCCAAGGTCAGGCTACTATCTTCTTCGCTTACCCACCTCAACCTCAGCGGCAATGCCTTCCGCGGCGCTCTTCCGTCCGTTATCTTCGACCTCCGCCTCCTCCAGACCCTTGACCTCAGCCACAACGACTTCAACTCCTCCTTCcccgccgccgtcgccgccctcCGCCACCTCACCCTCCTTGACGCCTACAGCAATAGCTTCAACGGCCTGGTGCCTCCCGGCCTCGCCAAGCTCGGCCTCTTGGAGCACCTCAACCTCGGGGGGAGCTTCTTCGAAGGTGGTATTCCCACCGGGCTCGGCAGCTTACCGCGGCTAAGGTTCCTTCACCTCTCCGGGAATCTGCTCACCGGGCGGTTACCCCACCAGCTCGGCTTGCTCTCCCAGCTCGAGCACCTGGAGATCGGTTACAATTCGTACGAAGGCGGCGTTCCGCCGGAGCTCGGAGGATTGGCGGGGCTCCGGTACCTGGACATCTCGTCGGCGAATCTCTCCGGCCAGGTCCCGCCTGAGCTCGGCAACCTCACCCGCCTGGAGTCGCTGTTCCTCTTCAAGAACCGATTATCCGGCAGGATTCCGGCGAGTATTTTCGGCATGGGGGCTCTCAAGGTGCTCGACCTCTCGGATAACCGCCTATCCGGCAGCATTCCAGCGGGGCTCTCCACGTTGGGTAATCTGACGCTCCTTAGCCTCATGAACAACGAGCTCACCGGCGAGATCCCGCCGGGGATCGGTGAGCTCCCCAATCTCGAGGCGCTCCTCCTCTGGAACAACTCCCTCACCGGTGCGCTCCCCCAGAAGCTGGGCTCCGGCGGGCGGCTGCAGAAGCTGGACGTGTCCTCCAACTCGCTTACCGGCCCGATTCCACCCGGGCTCTGCTCCGGGAACCGGCTCGTCCGGCTCATCCTCTTCTCGAACCGGTTCGACTCCGAGATCCCGCCCGGTTTAGCAAATTGCTCCTCTCTGTGGCGGATACGGATCGAGGGGAACCGGCATTCCGGTCCGATACCCTCAGGGTTTGGCTCTCTTCCGAACCTCACCTACATGGACCTCAGTAGTAATAATCTCTCGGGAGGGATTCCGTCGGATCTGGGGACCGCCCCGAGGCTCGAGTTCTTAAACGTATCCGGCAACCCCCTCCGGCGGCCACTGCCGGAGACGATCTGGAGCGCGCCGAGGCTCCAGATCTTATCGGCGAGTTACTGCGATTTGGATGGCGAGATCCCAAATTTCGAAAACGGGTGTAGAAATCTCTACAAGATCGAGATGGAGGGAAACGATTTGCGCGGAGAAATCCCCACCGACATCGGCCGGTGCACGAAGCTCCTGAGCCTCAGGCTCGGCCGTAATAGGCTCACCGGCGCGATTCCAGAGGATCTCACCGCGCTGCCGTCGATCACCGATGTCGATCTCTCGTGGAATGCTCTAACCGGCCCGATCCCTCCGGCGTTTGATAATTGCAGCACTTTGGAGAGCTTCAATGTGTCGTTCAACCATCTCGCCGGCGAGGTGTCCTCTGCCGGCGCCGTGCTCCGGAACCTCCCCCCATCCGCCTTCGCTGGGAACAACGGCCTCTGCGGCGGGCCTGTGGGGCGGCCGTGCGCGgccggagggagggaggaggctcCGCCGGCGCGGGGGTCTGCGGGGGCGGCTGTCGTGTGGATCGCCGCCGGCGCTGTGGGGGCGGGGCTGGTGGTGCTCATCCTCGGGACGCGGTGGTTCCGGGagcgggaggaggaggggccggGCCCGCGGGGGCCGGGTCCGTGGCGGTTAACGGCGTTCCAAAGGCTAAACTTCACGGCGGAGGACGTGGCGGAGTGCGTGGCTGGGAGCGACCGGATCATCGGAGTGGGGTCCATGGGAACGGTGTACCGCGCCGAGATGCCAGGTGGCGAGATCATAGCGGTTAAGAAACTGTGGGGACCACAGAAAGAAGCCGGGAGGATGATGAGAAAGAAGGGCGGGGTGGCGGCTGCGGAGGTCGAGGTGCTGGGCTCCGTCCGGCACCGGAACATCGTCCGTCTGCTCGGCTACTGCACCAACCGGGAGACTACTCTGCTGCTTTACGAGTACATGCCCAACGGGAGCCTGGAGGACCTCCTCCACGGGAGGGGTGGCGGCGCCGCCGCCGGAAAGGGTGGCTGCATGGTGACGGATTGGGAGACGAGGTACCGGATCGCAGTGGGGATTGCGCAGGGGATATGCTACCTCCACCACGACTGCGACCCGGTGATCGTGCACCGTGACCTCAAGCCTAGCAACATACTGCTGGATGCTGAGATGGAGGCCCGGGTGGCGGACTTCGGCGTGGCCAAGCTCATCCAGGCTGCAAACCAGACGATGTCGGTCATCGCCGGCTCCTACGGCTACATCGCCCCCG AGTATGCATACACGCTGCAAGTAGATGAGAAGAGCGATGTATACAGCTATGGAGTGGTCCTGACGGAGATGGTGACCGGGAGGAGGTCGGTGGAGGCGGAGTACGGCGAGGGCAAAAGCATTGTGGAGTGGGTGAGGGCGAGGGTGGCgagaggggagggaggaggggcGTGGAAGGTGCTGGACCCCCTCGCCGCCGGGTGCAAGGaggtgagggaggagatgatgcTGGTTTTCCGGCTGGCGTTGCTTTGTACTAGCAAGAACCCCGCGGACCGGCCGACGATGAGGGATGTGCTATCCATGCTACGAGAGGCGATACCTAGCCGGAAGGTGCTCGTCGCTGGGAAGCAgcagggcggcggcggcggcggcggttccCCGGCTGCAGTGGTGCAGCAGACTGTGG GTACCCATCATACTGTCGACCAAATATATGGCCTTCCATTTCTTTGCCTGAGCTTGAACAAG TTGCAGGAGACACGAGATGGATGTCACTGA
- the LOC120104174 gene encoding probable long-chain-alcohol O-fatty-acyltransferase 5, whose protein sequence is MQALSKRRTWVFLFLVVYSLLLSSSWNLLLSIRSWYNSAAASASSRAAAGWKALYASVLYGGVFGLLSMGAALAVAVPATLVTWITILVLLALFKLLLLAFGLGPLCPSLPLLPFLFTSFFPVKIQTRPKPKPPISSSLSTLHRLITAVRVLLLATIISSYRYSDRMHPYLLLAIYCCHIYLILDLGLASIAKIATGLLGLELEPQFNNPLGASSLQDFWGRRWNLMVSSILRPSVYDPVQARWGLDAGILATFFVSGLMHELMFYYLTLALPTGEVTAFFVLHGLLTVAERKARKAGWWRPHPVVAAPLALGLIVGTGYWLFFPPLLRGGADAVGLAEFSAVMGVFQTPSNIPCTFC, encoded by the coding sequence ATGCAGGCGTTGAGCAAGCGGCGGACGtgggtcttcctcttcctcgtcgtctactccctcctcctctcctcctcctggaacctcctcctctccatccgcTCCTGGTACAACTCGGCggccgcctccgcctcctcccgCGCCGCCGCCGGCTGGAAGGCCCTCTACGCCTCCGTGCTCTACGGAGGGGTCTTCGGCCTGCTCTCCATGGGGGCGGCGCTGGCCGTGGCGGTGCCGGCCACGTTGGTCACCTGGATCACGATCCTCGTGCTACTCGCCCTCTTCAAACTCCTCCTCCTCGCCTTCGGCCTCGGCCCCCTCTGcccctccctcccccttctccccttcCTGTTCACCTCCTTCTTCCCTGTCAAGATCCAAACCAGACCCAAGCCCAAACCTCCCATCTCTTCATCGTTATCCACCCTTCACCGCCTCATCACTGCCGTCAGGGTTCTCCTCTTGGCCACCATCATCTCCAGCTACCGCTATAGTGATAGAATGCATCCGTACCTCCTCCTCGCCATCTACTGCTGCCACATCTACCTGATCCTAGATCTCGGTCTCGCCTCCATTGCCAAGATCGCCACCGGTCTCCTTGGCCTCGAGCTGGAGCCCCAGTTCAACAACCCCTTAGGCGCCTCCTCCCTTCAGGACTTCTGGGGCCGCCGCTGGAACCTTATGGTCTCTTCCATCCTCCGCCCCTCCGTCTACGACCCCGTTCAAGCCCGCTGGGGGCTCGACGCCGGCATCCTCGCCACCTTCTTCGTCTCCGGCCTCATGCACGAGCTCATGTTCTACTACCTCACCTTGGCACTTCCCACCGGGGAGGTTACCGCGTTCTTCGTCCTCCACGGGCTGCTCACGGTGGCGGAGAGGAAGGCCCGGAAGGCCGGCTGGTGGCGGCCGCACCCCGTCGTGGCGGCGCCGCTTGCACTCGGGTTGATCGTCGGCACCGGGTACTGGCTCTTCTTCCCGCCCCTCCTGAGAGGTGGGGCCGACGCGGTGGGGCTGGCGGAGTTTTCTGCTGTGATGGGAGTTTTCCAAACCCCCTCCAATATCCCATGTACTTTTTGCTGA
- the LOC103699355 gene encoding leucine-rich repeat receptor-like protein kinase TDR isoform X1 → MSSRASTALLLLATITAVTFSNAAAPATPPLLALLSLKSSLVDPTSSFQDWSYPSASAAGPPPWCSWSGVTCSAAGEVTALDLSRRNLSGDISPKVRLLSSSLTHLNLSGNAFRGALPSVIFDLRLLQTLDLSHNDFNSSFPAAVAALRHLTLLDAYSNSFNGLVPPGLAKLGLLEHLNLGGSFFEGGIPTGLGSLPRLRFLHLSGNLLTGRLPHQLGLLSQLEHLEIGYNSYEGGVPPELGGLAGLRYLDISSANLSGQVPPELGNLTRLESLFLFKNRLSGRIPASIFGMGALKVLDLSDNRLSGSIPAGLSTLGNLTLLSLMNNELTGEIPPGIGELPNLEALLLWNNSLTGALPQKLGSGGRLQKLDVSSNSLTGPIPPGLCSGNRLVRLILFSNRFDSEIPPGLANCSSLWRIRIEGNRHSGPIPSGFGSLPNLTYMDLSSNNLSGGIPSDLGTAPRLEFLNVSGNPLRRPLPETIWSAPRLQILSASYCDLDGEIPNFENGCRNLYKIEMEGNDLRGEIPTDIGRCTKLLSLRLGRNRLTGAIPEDLTALPSITDVDLSWNALTGPIPPAFDNCSTLESFNVSFNHLAGEVSSAGAVLRNLPPSAFAGNNGLCGGPVGRPCAAGGREEAPPARGSAGAAVVWIAAGAVGAGLVVLILGTRWFREREEEGPGPRGPGPWRLTAFQRLNFTAEDVAECVAGSDRIIGVGSMGTVYRAEMPGGEIIAVKKLWGPQKEAGRMMRKKGGVAAAEVEVLGSVRHRNIVRLLGYCTNRETTLLLYEYMPNGSLEDLLHGRGGGAAAGKGGCMVTDWETRYRIAVGIAQGICYLHHDCDPVIVHRDLKPSNILLDAEMEARVADFGVAKLIQAANQTMSVIAGSYGYIAPEYAYTLQVDEKSDVYSYGVVLTEMVTGRRSVEAEYGEGKSIVEWVRARVARGEGGGAWKVLDPLAAGCKEVREEMMLVFRLALLCTSKNPADRPTMRDVLSMLREAIPSRKVLVAGKQQGGGGGGGSPAAVVQQTVGTHHTVDQIYGLPFLCLSLNKVHGHLSSESIYVNNTGEGSSVCWVNCILSSS, encoded by the exons ATGTCCTCCAGGGCCTCCACCGCCCTTCTCCTCCTTGCCACCATCACCGCCGTCACCTTCTCCAACGCTGCTGCGCCTGCGACGCCTCCACTCCTCGCACTTCTCTCTCTTAAGTCCTCTCTCGTGGACCCGACGTCCTCATTCCAAGACTGGTCTTATccctccgcctccgccgccggCCCGCCACCCTGGTGCTCCTGGAGTGGCGTCACCTGCTCCGCTGCCGGCGAGGTCACCGCCCTCGACCTCTCCCGCCGGAACCTCTCCGGCGACATCTCTCCCAAGGTCAGGCTACTATCTTCTTCGCTTACCCACCTCAACCTCAGCGGCAATGCCTTCCGCGGCGCTCTTCCGTCCGTTATCTTCGACCTCCGCCTCCTCCAGACCCTTGACCTCAGCCACAACGACTTCAACTCCTCCTTCcccgccgccgtcgccgccctcCGCCACCTCACCCTCCTTGACGCCTACAGCAATAGCTTCAACGGCCTGGTGCCTCCCGGCCTCGCCAAGCTCGGCCTCTTGGAGCACCTCAACCTCGGGGGGAGCTTCTTCGAAGGTGGTATTCCCACCGGGCTCGGCAGCTTACCGCGGCTAAGGTTCCTTCACCTCTCCGGGAATCTGCTCACCGGGCGGTTACCCCACCAGCTCGGCTTGCTCTCCCAGCTCGAGCACCTGGAGATCGGTTACAATTCGTACGAAGGCGGCGTTCCGCCGGAGCTCGGAGGATTGGCGGGGCTCCGGTACCTGGACATCTCGTCGGCGAATCTCTCCGGCCAGGTCCCGCCTGAGCTCGGCAACCTCACCCGCCTGGAGTCGCTGTTCCTCTTCAAGAACCGATTATCCGGCAGGATTCCGGCGAGTATTTTCGGCATGGGGGCTCTCAAGGTGCTCGACCTCTCGGATAACCGCCTATCCGGCAGCATTCCAGCGGGGCTCTCCACGTTGGGTAATCTGACGCTCCTTAGCCTCATGAACAACGAGCTCACCGGCGAGATCCCGCCGGGGATCGGTGAGCTCCCCAATCTCGAGGCGCTCCTCCTCTGGAACAACTCCCTCACCGGTGCGCTCCCCCAGAAGCTGGGCTCCGGCGGGCGGCTGCAGAAGCTGGACGTGTCCTCCAACTCGCTTACCGGCCCGATTCCACCCGGGCTCTGCTCCGGGAACCGGCTCGTCCGGCTCATCCTCTTCTCGAACCGGTTCGACTCCGAGATCCCGCCCGGTTTAGCAAATTGCTCCTCTCTGTGGCGGATACGGATCGAGGGGAACCGGCATTCCGGTCCGATACCCTCAGGGTTTGGCTCTCTTCCGAACCTCACCTACATGGACCTCAGTAGTAATAATCTCTCGGGAGGGATTCCGTCGGATCTGGGGACCGCCCCGAGGCTCGAGTTCTTAAACGTATCCGGCAACCCCCTCCGGCGGCCACTGCCGGAGACGATCTGGAGCGCGCCGAGGCTCCAGATCTTATCGGCGAGTTACTGCGATTTGGATGGCGAGATCCCAAATTTCGAAAACGGGTGTAGAAATCTCTACAAGATCGAGATGGAGGGAAACGATTTGCGCGGAGAAATCCCCACCGACATCGGCCGGTGCACGAAGCTCCTGAGCCTCAGGCTCGGCCGTAATAGGCTCACCGGCGCGATTCCAGAGGATCTCACCGCGCTGCCGTCGATCACCGATGTCGATCTCTCGTGGAATGCTCTAACCGGCCCGATCCCTCCGGCGTTTGATAATTGCAGCACTTTGGAGAGCTTCAATGTGTCGTTCAACCATCTCGCCGGCGAGGTGTCCTCTGCCGGCGCCGTGCTCCGGAACCTCCCCCCATCCGCCTTCGCTGGGAACAACGGCCTCTGCGGCGGGCCTGTGGGGCGGCCGTGCGCGgccggagggagggaggaggctcCGCCGGCGCGGGGGTCTGCGGGGGCGGCTGTCGTGTGGATCGCCGCCGGCGCTGTGGGGGCGGGGCTGGTGGTGCTCATCCTCGGGACGCGGTGGTTCCGGGagcgggaggaggaggggccggGCCCGCGGGGGCCGGGTCCGTGGCGGTTAACGGCGTTCCAAAGGCTAAACTTCACGGCGGAGGACGTGGCGGAGTGCGTGGCTGGGAGCGACCGGATCATCGGAGTGGGGTCCATGGGAACGGTGTACCGCGCCGAGATGCCAGGTGGCGAGATCATAGCGGTTAAGAAACTGTGGGGACCACAGAAAGAAGCCGGGAGGATGATGAGAAAGAAGGGCGGGGTGGCGGCTGCGGAGGTCGAGGTGCTGGGCTCCGTCCGGCACCGGAACATCGTCCGTCTGCTCGGCTACTGCACCAACCGGGAGACTACTCTGCTGCTTTACGAGTACATGCCCAACGGGAGCCTGGAGGACCTCCTCCACGGGAGGGGTGGCGGCGCCGCCGCCGGAAAGGGTGGCTGCATGGTGACGGATTGGGAGACGAGGTACCGGATCGCAGTGGGGATTGCGCAGGGGATATGCTACCTCCACCACGACTGCGACCCGGTGATCGTGCACCGTGACCTCAAGCCTAGCAACATACTGCTGGATGCTGAGATGGAGGCCCGGGTGGCGGACTTCGGCGTGGCCAAGCTCATCCAGGCTGCAAACCAGACGATGTCGGTCATCGCCGGCTCCTACGGCTACATCGCCCCCG AGTATGCATACACGCTGCAAGTAGATGAGAAGAGCGATGTATACAGCTATGGAGTGGTCCTGACGGAGATGGTGACCGGGAGGAGGTCGGTGGAGGCGGAGTACGGCGAGGGCAAAAGCATTGTGGAGTGGGTGAGGGCGAGGGTGGCgagaggggagggaggaggggcGTGGAAGGTGCTGGACCCCCTCGCCGCCGGGTGCAAGGaggtgagggaggagatgatgcTGGTTTTCCGGCTGGCGTTGCTTTGTACTAGCAAGAACCCCGCGGACCGGCCGACGATGAGGGATGTGCTATCCATGCTACGAGAGGCGATACCTAGCCGGAAGGTGCTCGTCGCTGGGAAGCAgcagggcggcggcggcggcggcggttccCCGGCTGCAGTGGTGCAGCAGACTGTGG GTACCCATCATACTGTCGACCAAATATATGGCCTTCCATTTCTTTGCCTGAGCTTGAACAAGGTACATGGGCATCTCTCCTCTGAATCCATATATGTGAATAATACTGGAGAAGGTTCTTCAGTCTGTTGGGTAAATTGTATATTATCATCTTCATGA